The DNA region GGTGCTGGTAAACGGCATGCGGCTGAACTGTGCCATCGGCGCTGCGGCGCTGGTGGCGCGTTTTGGTGAAGGGGAGGCGATGGCGCTGTTTCAGCACCATCGCTGGGATCTGGAAGATGAAGCCGAAGCGGCAATACGTCAGGATCGTATTGATGATCAGGGCTGGATCTGGTTATCGCCAGCCAGGTAGTCATCCTTCCAGGTAACGTAGTTGTTAGCGGAATAGCGTAAACCTTCTTTCTCACTCTCATTCAGCGGCCTGATCTGTCTGACCGGACTCCCCAGATAGAGATAGCCGCTCTCCAGTCTTTTACCCGGCGGCACCAGACTGCCCGCGCCAATCATCACCTCTTCTTCTACTATCACGCCATCGAGCAGAATCGATCCCATACCAACCAGCACACGATTCCCAATGGTGCAGCCGTGAAGCATGGCTTTATGTCCGACCGTGACATCCTCGCCAATAATCAGCGGGAAGCCCTGTGGATTAGATGCGGATTTGTGCGTCACATGCAGAACACTGCCATCCTGGACATTGGTGCGGGCGCCAATGCGCACCTGATTCACATCACCCCGGATAGCAACCAGCGGCCAGATGCTGACGTCATCCTCCATAATCACATCGCCGACGACGACACTGCTGGGATCCACCATGACGCGCTGACCGGTTTGCGGAAAAAGATGTTTATAGGGACGTAGAGCGGAACTCATTATGTTCTCCTTTATCGTGTTTACAGTTCAGCCTGATGCGATTTCAACCAGCTGACAAGCCCATTCTGGCCTGGATCGCTGGCGATCTCATCAATCTGGATCATTTATAACCATTCAGAAAAAAGATCCAAAAAAAGGGTTGTGCTCTGAAACGGGATCCCTATAATGCGCCTCCATCAACACGGCACACCGGCAACGGGAAACGGGCTGAGAGGCACAGGAGACTGCGCCGCCGGAGAAAACTTCTGAAAAAAGAGGTTGACTCTGAAGGAGGAAAGCGTAATATACGCCACCTCGCGACAGGACGCTAACGCACTGTTCGCACTGCTCTTTAACAATTTATCAGACAATCTGTGTGGGCACTCGCAGGATTGATATCAGCGTCTCCGGACGCAAAAAATATTAAGCCTCACGAGTGAACACATAATGAAATTCATTATGACGTTTTACAGATGAGCATCGCTGGACTTGTTCCGGCAAATCAAACTTTAAATTGAAGAGTTTGATCATGGCTCAGATTGAACGCTGGCGGCAGGCCTAACACATGCAAGTCGGACGGTAGCACAGAGAGCTTGCTCTCGGGTGACGAGTGGCGGACGGGTGAGTAATGTCTGGGGATCTGCCCGATAGAGGGGGATAACCACTGGAAACGGTGGCTAATACCGCATAACGTCGCAAGACCAAAGAGGGGGACCTTCGGGCCTCTCACTATCGGATGAACCCAGATGGGATTAGCTAGTAGGCGGGGTAATGGCCCACCTAGGCGACGATCCCTAGCTGGTCTGAGAGGATGACCAGCCACACTGGAACTGAGACACGGTCCAGACTCCTACGGGAGGCAGCAGTGGGGAATATTGCACAATGGGCGCAAGCCTGATGCAGCCATGCCGCGTGTATGAAGAAGGCCTTCGGGTTGTAAAGTACTTTCAGCGGGGAGGAAGGCGGTGCGGTTAATAACCGCGCCGATTGACG from Pantoea deleyi includes:
- a CDS encoding DUF1488 domain-containing protein; this translates as MNQAIQFPDEETYNAERNAVCFPVLVNGMRLNCAIGAAALVARFGEGEAMALFQHHRWDLEDEAEAAIRQDRIDDQGWIWLSPAR
- a CDS encoding gamma carbonic anhydrase family protein, which codes for MSSALRPYKHLFPQTGQRVMVDPSSVVVGDVIMEDDVSIWPLVAIRGDVNQVRIGARTNVQDGSVLHVTHKSASNPQGFPLIIGEDVTVGHKAMLHGCTIGNRVLVGMGSILLDGVIVEEEVMIGAGSLVPPGKRLESGYLYLGSPVRQIRPLNESEKEGLRYSANNYVTWKDDYLAGDNQIQP